One genomic segment of Chitinophaga sancti includes these proteins:
- a CDS encoding DUF4255 domain-containing protein, translated as MIDRALLLLKEELESYLSITDAAATVVIDNIGLFETASGTQLPDNIVLTLVNLEEESTLKNNTPLKKGSSSAVYQNPPVFLNLYVLFVCNYGGSKYVDALKRLSYVIQFVQGKSSFHYASDTGSLPPGEDVLDMKFTLELYTLTFEQINHLWGSLGGRQMPFVMYKLRLIALTSNNRLREVPLIEEIENNNAPINR; from the coding sequence ATGATTGATCGTGCACTTTTGTTGTTGAAAGAAGAGCTGGAATCTTATCTGAGCATTACTGATGCTGCAGCGACTGTTGTTATTGACAACATCGGTCTTTTTGAAACAGCCTCCGGTACACAACTACCGGACAACATCGTACTTACCCTTGTCAATCTTGAGGAGGAAAGTACACTAAAGAATAATACACCCCTGAAGAAAGGCAGCAGCAGCGCTGTATACCAGAATCCTCCGGTGTTCCTTAACCTGTATGTACTGTTTGTATGTAACTACGGTGGCAGCAAGTACGTAGATGCGTTGAAGCGATTGAGCTACGTGATTCAGTTTGTACAGGGGAAAAGTTCTTTTCATTATGCTTCCGATACCGGCAGTTTGCCACCCGGCGAAGATGTACTGGATATGAAGTTTACCCTGGAGCTTTATACCCTTACCTTCGAACAGATCAACCATTTGTGGGGATCTCTGGGTGGCAGACAAATGCCATTTGTTATGTATAAACTCCGTCTTATTGCACTCACGTCGAACAACCGACTGCGAGAAGTACCACTCATTGAAGAAATAGAAAATAATAACGCCCCCATAAACAGGTGA
- a CDS encoding phage tail sheath family protein translates to MAEYKTPGVYIEEIPKLPPSIASVETAIPAFIGYTEKAQWKVAGDLTNKPWRIESMLEYELYFGGAKPDAGIEITVDTTQGKVDIQGAINAELRSKYLMYYSLQMFFINGGGPCYVTSVGGYSDGDVILDADLQVGLAEVEKIDEVTLLLFPDAINMASAGNYYALYALAIAQCVKLKDRFTVLDVFPDPANAGNWRLDVDFLRNTLSGTTDDLKYAAVYFPRIYTRTDFTYNEGDVKIISNGAGDIGATLTELKSNNNAYYNMARGAINDIQMLLPASSAVVGVYATVDNNRGVWKAPANVNIEYAVAPEMLITQEDQENLNVDTTAGKSINVIRSFPGRGPAIIWGARTLAGNDNEWRYIPVRRFFNMVEESTKNAAQQFVFEPNDRNTWIRVRSMIENYLTQQWKAGALMGTTTREAFYVRIGLGETMTEQDIWEGRMIVEIGLAVVRPAEFIILRFMHKMLTEA, encoded by the coding sequence ATGGCAGAATATAAAACCCCGGGCGTCTACATAGAAGAGATTCCCAAATTGCCCCCTTCCATCGCTTCCGTAGAAACAGCTATTCCTGCCTTTATCGGCTATACGGAAAAGGCCCAGTGGAAAGTGGCCGGCGACCTCACAAATAAACCCTGGCGCATTGAATCCATGCTGGAATACGAATTGTATTTCGGCGGTGCCAAACCCGATGCAGGTATTGAAATCACCGTCGATACCACACAGGGTAAAGTAGATATTCAGGGGGCCATCAATGCAGAACTCCGCTCCAAATACCTGATGTATTATTCCCTGCAAATGTTCTTTATCAATGGTGGCGGACCATGCTATGTCACTTCGGTAGGCGGTTATTCCGATGGAGATGTGATCCTCGATGCCGACCTGCAGGTCGGCCTTGCTGAAGTAGAAAAGATAGATGAAGTAACCCTCTTACTTTTCCCGGATGCGATCAACATGGCCAGTGCAGGTAACTACTACGCACTGTATGCCCTTGCTATTGCACAGTGTGTAAAACTGAAAGATCGCTTTACGGTACTGGATGTGTTTCCTGATCCTGCAAATGCCGGCAACTGGCGACTGGATGTGGATTTCCTGCGCAATACGCTCTCTGGCACGACAGATGATCTGAAGTATGCTGCTGTTTATTTCCCCCGTATTTATACAAGAACAGATTTCACTTATAACGAAGGAGATGTAAAGATCATCAGCAATGGTGCAGGCGATATCGGTGCTACCCTCACTGAACTCAAATCAAATAACAACGCTTACTACAACATGGCCCGGGGCGCTATCAATGATATCCAGATGCTGCTGCCTGCTTCGTCTGCAGTAGTAGGGGTATATGCGACTGTCGATAACAACCGTGGTGTGTGGAAAGCACCTGCCAATGTAAATATCGAATACGCAGTTGCTCCTGAAATGCTCATTACGCAGGAAGATCAGGAAAACCTGAATGTAGACACTACCGCCGGTAAGTCTATCAATGTAATCCGTTCATTTCCGGGAAGGGGCCCAGCCATCATCTGGGGTGCACGTACACTGGCAGGTAATGACAACGAATGGCGCTACATTCCTGTACGCAGGTTCTTCAACATGGTAGAGGAATCGACCAAAAATGCCGCTCAGCAATTCGTATTCGAGCCCAATGACCGTAACACCTGGATCAGGGTACGATCTATGATCGAGAACTACCTCACTCAGCAATGGAAGGCCGGCGCACTGATGGGCACTACCACCCGCGAAGCGTTTTATGTAAGGATTGGTCTTGGTGAAACCATGACTGAACAAGACATATGGGAAGGGCGTATGATCGTGGAAATTGGATTGGCGGTAGTAAGACCTGCCGAGTTTATCATACTCCGGTTCATGCATAAAATGCTGACGGAAGCATAA